A stretch of the Streptococcus himalayensis genome encodes the following:
- the fabG gene encoding 3-oxoacyl-[acyl-carrier-protein] reductase: MDLQEKNVFITGSTRGIGLAIAHQFAACGANVIVNGRKEVGKELLAGFASYGVKVLAISGDVSDSRDAQRMVEEAREKLGSVDILVNNAGITKDKLMLKLTEDDFEQVLKVNLTGAFNMTQAVLKAMTKAREGSIINISSVVGLTGNIGQANYAASKAGLIGFSKSVAREVAGRNVRVNVIAPGMIESDMTDVLPEKVKDATLAQIPMKRFGKPAEVAEVAVFLAKQEYMTGQVIALDGGLTMQ; encoded by the coding sequence ATGGATTTACAAGAAAAAAACGTATTTATCACAGGTTCTACGCGTGGGATTGGGCTTGCGATTGCCCACCAGTTTGCTGCGTGTGGGGCCAATGTGATTGTCAATGGTCGAAAAGAAGTGGGAAAAGAACTGTTGGCAGGCTTTGCTTCCTACGGTGTGAAAGTCCTAGCGATTTCTGGAGATGTGTCTGATAGCAGAGATGCCCAGCGGATGGTCGAAGAAGCACGTGAAAAGTTGGGTTCTGTGGACATTTTGGTCAATAATGCAGGTATCACGAAAGACAAACTTATGTTAAAATTAACTGAGGATGATTTTGAACAAGTTCTAAAAGTGAACCTGACGGGTGCGTTTAATATGACTCAGGCAGTCTTAAAAGCTATGACTAAGGCAAGAGAAGGCAGCATTATCAATATTTCTAGTGTGGTCGGTTTGACGGGCAATATCGGGCAAGCTAACTATGCAGCCTCAAAAGCAGGCTTGATTGGCTTTAGTAAGTCGGTAGCGCGTGAAGTGGCTGGCCGCAATGTCCGCGTCAATGTCATTGCACCCGGCATGATTGAATCGGATATGACAGATGTGTTGCCAGAGAAGGTCAAGGATGCTACCTTGGCACAGATTCCCATGAAACGCTTTGGGAAACCAGCAGAGGTCGCAGAGGTTGCAGTATTTCTTGCCAAGCAAGAGTACATGACAGGTCAGGTAATCGCCTTAGATGGTGGTTTGACGATGCAGTAA
- the fabT gene encoding fatty acid biosynthesis transcriptional regulator FabT, protein MDYQVVNNYLTSIFNNVLVIEEASLRGSRFKDISIKEMHTIDVIGNNPNGTPSQVAKELMVTLGTVTTSLNNLERKGYIERIRSEKDRRVVHLHLTKKGRLVYRLHRRFHKAMVERIIEGMDEAEMQVMDRGLKNLYQFLEDLK, encoded by the coding sequence TTGGATTACCAGGTAGTCAATAATTATTTAACTTCCATTTTTAATAATGTGTTGGTGATTGAAGAGGCTAGTCTTCGTGGAAGTCGCTTTAAAGACATTTCTATTAAAGAAATGCATACTATTGATGTGATTGGGAACAATCCTAATGGCACCCCTAGTCAAGTAGCCAAAGAATTGATGGTGACATTAGGGACTGTGACAACCAGTCTGAATAATCTGGAGCGAAAAGGCTATATTGAGCGGATTCGTTCTGAAAAAGATCGTCGAGTGGTTCATCTGCATCTGACTAAAAAAGGGCGTCTAGTGTATCGTTTACATCGACGGTTTCACAAGGCCATGGTTGAGAGGATTATCGAGGGCATGGATGAGGCTGAGATGCAAGTGATGGACAGGGGTCTGAAAAATTTATATCAGTTTCTCGAGGATTTGAAATGA
- the fabK gene encoding enoyl-[acyl-carrier-protein] reductase FabK has translation MQTRITELLKIDYPIFQGGMAWVADGDLAGSVSKAGGLGIIGGGNAPKEVVKSNIDKIKALTDKPFGVNIMLLSPFVEDIVDLVIEEGVKVVTTGAGNPGKYMSRFHEAGITVIPVVPSVALAKRMEKIGADAVIAEGMEAGGHIGKLTTMTLVRQVVEAVEIPVIAAGGIADGAGAAAAFMLGAEAVQLGTRFVVARESNAHPNYKEKILKARDIDTTISAQHFGHAVRGIKNKLTRQFDQAEKEAFKQENPDLTVFEEMGAGSLANAVVRGDVENGSVMAGQIAGLVAKEETVEEIIQDIYYGAARVIEREAKRWSGVRKGD, from the coding sequence GTGCAGACGCGTATTACAGAATTGTTGAAGATTGACTATCCGATTTTTCAAGGAGGAATGGCTTGGGTTGCAGATGGCGACTTGGCTGGTAGTGTATCAAAGGCTGGTGGTTTAGGCATTATTGGTGGCGGCAATGCTCCCAAAGAAGTCGTGAAAAGCAATATCGATAAAATCAAAGCTTTGACAGACAAGCCTTTTGGGGTTAACATCATGCTTCTTTCTCCGTTTGTAGAGGATATTGTTGATTTGGTCATCGAAGAGGGAGTCAAGGTTGTAACGACTGGTGCTGGAAATCCAGGAAAATACATGTCTCGTTTTCATGAGGCTGGGATTACTGTAATTCCAGTGGTTCCAAGCGTGGCTCTGGCGAAGCGTATGGAGAAAATTGGTGCAGATGCTGTGATTGCAGAGGGAATGGAGGCAGGAGGCCATATTGGAAAACTGACAACCATGACCTTGGTGAGACAAGTGGTAGAGGCTGTGGAGATTCCAGTGATTGCCGCAGGAGGGATTGCAGATGGTGCTGGTGCGGCTGCGGCCTTCATGCTAGGTGCAGAGGCTGTTCAGTTGGGAACTCGGTTTGTCGTAGCTCGTGAATCCAATGCCCATCCGAATTATAAGGAAAAGATTCTCAAGGCTAGAGATATTGATACGACGATTTCAGCCCAGCATTTTGGACATGCTGTTCGTGGCATTAAAAATAAATTAACCCGCCAATTTGACCAAGCTGAAAAAGAAGCCTTTAAGCAGGAAAATCCTGATTTGACCGTGTTTGAAGAAATGGGGGCAGGTAGCCTTGCGAATGCTGTTGTCCGTGGAGATGTGGAGAATGGATCTGTGATGGCGGGGCAGATTGCGGGTCTCGTTGCAAAAGAAGAGACCGTTGAGGAAATTATCCAAGATATCTATTATGGTGCGGCTCGTGTGATTGAACGGGAAGCTAAGCGCTGGTCAGGGGTGAGAAAAGGTGACTAA
- the accB gene encoding acetyl-CoA carboxylase biotin carboxyl carrier protein, translating into MKIDDIKDLMAQFDQSSLREFSYKQEEFELTFSKNETKLQPLQEVEKVAVPQSGATNSELSELVEATPSQVEATMPEGEVVESPLVGVAYLASGPDKPAFVQVGDRVQKGQTLLIIEAMKVMNEVPAPRDGVVTEILVANEEMVEYGKGLVRLA; encoded by the coding sequence ATGAAGATCGATGATATCAAAGATTTGATGGCCCAATTTGACCAGTCAAGTCTGAGAGAATTTTCTTATAAACAAGAGGAATTTGAACTTACATTTTCAAAAAATGAAACGAAACTTCAACCCCTGCAGGAAGTGGAAAAAGTAGCAGTACCTCAATCAGGAGCTACAAACTCAGAGCTTTCTGAGCTTGTGGAGGCAACACCTAGCCAGGTAGAAGCGACGATGCCAGAAGGAGAAGTGGTAGAGAGCCCCTTGGTGGGGGTGGCATATTTAGCATCAGGTCCTGATAAACCAGCCTTTGTCCAAGTAGGTGATCGGGTTCAAAAAGGTCAAACGCTTCTTATTATCGAAGCTATGAAGGTGATGAACGAAGTTCCAGCACCGAGAGATGGAGTAGTCACAGAAATCTTGGTGGCAAACGAAGAGATGGTCGAGTATGGGAAAGGATTGGTGCGCTTAGCATGA
- a CDS encoding beta-ketoacyl-ACP synthase III, with protein MSYAKISQVAHYVPEQVITNDDLAKIMDTSDEWIASRTGIRRRHISRTETTSDLAAKVAEQLLEKAQITADELDFIIVATMTPDSMMPSTAARVQAAIKARNAFAFDVTAACSGFVFALSTGEKFIASGRYKRGLIIGSETVSKTLDWSDRSTAVLFGDGAGGVLLEASHQQHFLAESQGTDGSRGACLTSGQTSLQSPFSEKEITEPYLQMDGRAVFDFATRDVSKSIKETIAASGLVPEEIDWFLLHQANVRILDKMARKIGVAREKMPANMMEYGNTSAASIPILLSECVEKGDIFLDGSQKILLSGFGGGLTWGTLIVII; from the coding sequence ATGAGTTATGCAAAGATTAGTCAGGTAGCCCATTATGTGCCAGAGCAAGTCATCACTAATGATGATTTAGCAAAGATAATGGACACGAGTGACGAATGGATTGCCAGTCGAACAGGCATTAGAAGACGGCATATCTCACGTACAGAAACGACGAGTGATTTGGCAGCAAAGGTTGCGGAGCAATTACTTGAAAAAGCGCAGATAACTGCTGATGAGCTTGATTTTATTATTGTGGCTACGATGACACCTGATTCGATGATGCCATCAACAGCCGCAAGGGTTCAGGCTGCTATTAAGGCAAGAAACGCTTTTGCCTTTGATGTGACCGCAGCTTGTAGTGGTTTCGTATTTGCCCTCTCTACTGGTGAGAAGTTCATTGCTTCTGGTCGTTACAAACGTGGGTTGATTATCGGGAGCGAGACAGTTTCTAAGACTCTGGATTGGTCTGATCGATCAACAGCAGTCCTCTTTGGGGACGGAGCTGGCGGTGTTCTTTTAGAAGCGAGTCACCAGCAGCATTTTCTTGCGGAAAGTCAGGGGACAGATGGTTCTAGGGGAGCTTGTTTGACTTCTGGTCAAACGTCTTTGCAATCTCCATTTTCTGAAAAAGAAATCACAGAGCCATATTTGCAGATGGATGGTCGAGCTGTTTTTGACTTTGCAACGAGGGATGTTTCCAAGTCCATCAAGGAAACGATTGCTGCAAGTGGCTTAGTTCCTGAAGAGATTGACTGGTTCTTGCTTCATCAGGCAAATGTTCGAATTTTAGATAAAATGGCACGAAAAATTGGGGTTGCACGAGAAAAAATGCCAGCTAATATGATGGAGTATGGCAATACAAGTGCAGCGAGCATTCCAATTTTGCTATCTGAGTGTGTCGAAAAAGGGGATATCTTCCTAGATGGAAGTCAGAAAATTTTATTATCTGGCTTTGGCGGGGGCTTGACCTGGGGGACACTCATTGTGATTATTTAG
- a CDS encoding acyl carrier protein, with product MAVFEKIQEIIVEELGKDASEVTLESTFDDLDADSLDLFQVISEIEDAFDIQIEAEEDLNTVGDLVAYVEQRA from the coding sequence ATGGCAGTATTTGAGAAAATACAAGAAATTATCGTTGAAGAACTTGGGAAAGATGCGTCAGAAGTGACACTTGAGTCAACTTTCGATGATCTTGATGCGGATTCATTGGACTTGTTCCAAGTGATTTCTGAAATCGAAGATGCGTTTGATATCCAAATCGAAGCAGAAGAGGATTTGAATACAGTCGGTGATTTGGTTGCTTACGTTGAACAACGTGCATAG
- the fabM gene encoding trans-2-decenoyl-ACP isomerase produces the protein MDFTTILYEVLDDVGTIILNRPEVSNGFNVTMCREILAALDQIQKDDRIRFCLMKANGKVFSVGGDLAEMYRAVEEDEIESLVAIAELVNDISYTMKRLSKPVIMLVDGAVAGAAANLAVAADFCLATEKSRFIQAFVGVALAPDAGGLFLLSRSIGVTRAVQLAMTGESLSAQKAYDCGLLYKVSEKECLEKDLNQLLKKLRRGSANSYRAIKELSWKSHFTAWKEYRELELMVQKTLAFTEDFKEGVRAYQEKRRPKFIGK, from the coding sequence ATGGACTTTACAACAATTTTATACGAAGTGCTAGACGATGTCGGAACGATTATCTTGAATCGGCCTGAGGTGTCAAACGGCTTTAATGTCACCATGTGTCGAGAAATCCTAGCTGCTTTGGACCAGATTCAAAAGGATGATAGGATTCGCTTTTGTCTCATGAAGGCAAATGGCAAGGTCTTTTCGGTCGGTGGTGATTTAGCGGAGATGTATCGGGCTGTTGAGGAAGATGAGATTGAGTCCTTAGTAGCTATTGCAGAGTTGGTGAATGATATTTCTTATACTATGAAACGTCTTTCAAAACCGGTGATTATGCTAGTAGACGGGGCAGTAGCGGGAGCAGCTGCTAATCTGGCAGTTGCAGCAGATTTTTGTTTGGCAACAGAGAAATCTCGCTTTATTCAAGCGTTTGTAGGTGTCGCCTTAGCACCGGATGCTGGTGGATTGTTCTTGTTGAGCCGCTCCATTGGCGTTACTCGGGCCGTCCAGTTAGCCATGACAGGAGAAAGTCTATCTGCTCAAAAAGCTTATGATTGTGGACTTCTTTATAAAGTTTCTGAGAAAGAATGCCTAGAGAAGGATTTAAATCAACTCCTGAAAAAATTAAGGCGTGGTTCTGCTAATTCTTACCGGGCTATCAAAGAGTTATCTTGGAAGAGCCACTTCACGGCTTGGAAGGAGTATAGGGAGCTTGAATTGATGGTGCAAAAGACCTTAGCCTTCACAGAGGACTTTAAAGAAGGCGTTAGGGCTTACCAAGAAAAACGACGACCTAAATTCATCGGCAAATAA
- the fabF gene encoding beta-ketoacyl-ACP synthase II has protein sequence MKLHRVVVTGYGLTSPIGHSPEEFWKNLEAGKIGIGPITKFDTSEYSVHNAAEIKDFPFDKYFVKKDTNRYDWYSLYALYASLEAVEHANLELENLDKERFGVIVASGIGGIQEIEEQVIRLHEKGAKRVKPMTLPKALPNMAAGNVAMRVGAEGICKSVNTACASSNDAIGEAFRAIKFGFQDVMLVGGAEATITPFAIAGFQSLTALSTTEDPKRASIPFDKERNGFVMGEGAGMLVLESLESAKARGAKILAEIVGYGNTCDAYHMTSPHPEGKGAIRAIRLALEEAELAPNQVAYVNAHGTSTPANEKGESQAIVAALGKDVAVSSTKSFTGHLLGAAGAVEAIATIEAIHHSFVPMTAGTTVLSDDIEANVIYGQGKAQEIPYAISNTFGFGGHNAVLAFKRWED, from the coding sequence ATGAAATTACATCGTGTTGTGGTGACAGGGTATGGGCTGACATCTCCGATTGGACACAGTCCAGAGGAGTTTTGGAAAAATCTGGAAGCAGGAAAAATCGGGATTGGTCCAATTACCAAGTTTGATACCAGTGAATACAGCGTGCATAATGCGGCTGAAATCAAGGATTTCCCTTTTGATAAGTATTTTGTAAAAAAAGATACCAACCGATACGATTGGTACTCCTTGTATGCTTTATATGCCTCTCTTGAAGCGGTGGAACATGCCAATCTTGAGTTGGAAAATCTTGATAAAGAACGTTTTGGGGTGATTGTAGCCTCTGGCATTGGAGGCATTCAAGAGATTGAAGAGCAAGTAATTCGACTTCATGAAAAGGGAGCTAAGCGGGTAAAACCGATGACCTTGCCCAAAGCCTTGCCTAATATGGCAGCAGGCAATGTGGCGATGAGGGTCGGAGCTGAGGGCATTTGTAAATCAGTCAATACAGCCTGTGCTTCATCAAATGATGCTATCGGAGAAGCCTTCCGAGCGATTAAGTTTGGTTTTCAGGATGTGATGTTAGTTGGAGGAGCAGAAGCCACGATTACTCCCTTTGCCATTGCTGGTTTCCAAAGTTTGACGGCCCTTTCTACAACAGAAGATCCAAAACGAGCTTCGATTCCCTTTGACAAGGAGAGAAATGGCTTTGTCATGGGAGAAGGTGCAGGGATGCTGGTCTTGGAAAGTTTAGAGAGTGCAAAGGCACGTGGGGCTAAGATTTTAGCAGAGATTGTTGGGTATGGCAATACCTGTGATGCCTATCACATGACCTCGCCTCATCCAGAAGGAAAAGGAGCAATTCGGGCGATTCGATTGGCTCTTGAGGAAGCAGAATTGGCTCCTAATCAAGTTGCTTACGTGAATGCACATGGAACGTCAACGCCTGCCAATGAAAAGGGGGAAAGTCAAGCAATTGTTGCGGCACTTGGAAAAGATGTGGCAGTTTCCTCAACGAAGTCGTTCACAGGTCATTTGCTCGGAGCTGCGGGTGCTGTAGAAGCTATTGCAACCATTGAAGCCATTCATCATAGCTTTGTGCCGATGACAGCAGGAACAACGGTCTTGTCAGATGATATTGAAGCAAATGTCATCTACGGGCAAGGAAAAGCACAGGAAATTCCGTATGCAATTTCCAATACATTTGGCTTTGGAGGTCACAATGCTGTGCTGGCCTTCAAACGCTGGGAGGATTAG
- the fabD gene encoding ACP S-malonyltransferase, with amino-acid sequence MTKTAVLFAGQGAQYLGMARDLYENHAIVRETFKEAGEILGYDLRELIDHDEEKLHQTRYTQPAILTTSIGIYRCLEEHGFRPDMAAGLSLGEYAALVAAGSLSFASALALVAKRGAFMEEAAPAGSGKMVAVLNADVEMIEKICLQASHKGVVTPANYNTPSQIVIGGEVGAVDEAVEILSQAGVKRMIPLKVSGPFHTALLKEASRRLGETLKEVEFAAFQMPVVGNTEADIIDIAQVKSLLERQVMEPVRFYESIARMKALGATSFVEIGPGKVLSGFLKKIDKSLSVYHVEDEKTLADFLGK; translated from the coding sequence GTGACTAAAACAGCTGTACTATTTGCCGGACAGGGTGCCCAGTACCTAGGAATGGCAAGAGATTTATATGAAAATCATGCGATTGTTCGAGAGACTTTTAAAGAAGCCGGTGAAATCTTGGGCTATGATTTGCGCGAGTTGATTGACCATGATGAGGAAAAGCTTCATCAGACGCGCTATACGCAGCCAGCTATACTAACGACTTCTATTGGGATTTACCGCTGTTTAGAGGAACATGGATTTCGTCCTGATATGGCAGCAGGTCTATCGTTAGGGGAGTATGCGGCTCTGGTTGCTGCGGGTAGCTTGTCATTTGCCTCTGCCCTAGCTCTAGTGGCTAAACGAGGGGCTTTCATGGAAGAAGCTGCCCCAGCAGGTTCTGGGAAGATGGTGGCGGTGCTAAATGCGGATGTAGAGATGATTGAAAAAATCTGCTTGCAGGCGTCGCATAAAGGTGTGGTTACGCCTGCCAACTACAACACGCCCTCTCAAATCGTTATCGGTGGGGAAGTAGGGGCTGTTGATGAGGCGGTCGAGATTCTTTCTCAAGCTGGGGTCAAGCGGATGATTCCGCTCAAGGTTTCAGGACCTTTTCACACGGCACTTCTCAAAGAGGCCAGTCGTCGATTAGGAGAAACCTTGAAAGAAGTGGAGTTTGCAGCCTTTCAAATGCCAGTTGTGGGAAATACAGAAGCTGACATTATCGATATAGCTCAGGTCAAGAGCTTGCTTGAACGCCAAGTCATGGAACCTGTACGATTTTATGAAAGTATTGCCCGTATGAAAGCATTAGGGGCGACAAGTTTTGTTGAAATTGGTCCGGGGAAGGTCTTGTCTGGATTTCTCAAGAAGATTGACAAGTCCTTGTCGGTTTATCATGTGGAAGATGAAAAGACTTTAGCGGATTTTCTAGGAAAGTAA